One stretch of Chryseobacterium indologenes DNA includes these proteins:
- a CDS encoding sigma-54 interaction domain-containing protein: MSNELQNIKNRFGIIGNFPALNRALEKSIQVAPTDISVLVIGESGVGKEFIPKIIHSESRRKHQPYIVVNCGAIPEGTIDSELFGHEKGAFTGATATRKGYFEVADGGTIFLDEVGELPLQTQVRLLRVLESGEFMKVGSSQVQKTNVRIVAATNVNMMKAIHDGRFREDLYYRLNTVQIDMPPLRERKGDIHLLFRKFAIDFAEKYRMPELELEPSAVHYIENYTFPGNVRQLRNLVEQMTVVERNRNITAEKLAEYIPMETHLPMVVNNQSTPKSNDFGSEREIMYKILFDMRNDINDLKSLTSELIKNRGTADLSNHEKSLINRIYTPEAQPQLNSGSLLYFDNNNETPAVQTPTIISNPDDSYEDIEDIEVEENRPESLSLQNNEKDLIIKALEKHKGRRNRAADELGISQRTLYRKIKQYNLED; encoded by the coding sequence ATGAGCAACGAGCTACAAAACATAAAAAACCGCTTTGGAATTATCGGGAACTTTCCGGCACTCAACAGAGCCCTGGAAAAATCGATACAGGTTGCCCCTACAGACATTTCCGTTCTTGTTATCGGAGAAAGTGGAGTAGGGAAAGAATTTATTCCAAAGATTATTCATTCAGAATCAAGAAGAAAACACCAGCCTTATATTGTCGTTAACTGTGGAGCTATTCCGGAAGGGACCATAGACTCAGAATTATTCGGGCACGAAAAAGGAGCTTTTACAGGAGCCACTGCCACTAGGAAAGGGTATTTTGAAGTTGCAGATGGTGGAACCATCTTTTTAGATGAGGTAGGAGAACTTCCGCTACAGACGCAGGTTCGTCTTTTAAGAGTGCTGGAAAGTGGAGAGTTTATGAAAGTAGGGTCTTCACAGGTACAAAAGACCAATGTAAGAATCGTAGCGGCTACCAACGTTAACATGATGAAGGCCATTCATGATGGAAGATTCCGTGAGGATCTGTACTACCGTTTGAACACCGTGCAAATTGATATGCCCCCTTTAAGAGAAAGAAAAGGGGATATTCATTTGCTGTTCAGAAAATTTGCAATAGATTTTGCAGAAAAATACAGAATGCCTGAGCTGGAACTGGAACCAAGTGCTGTTCATTATATAGAAAACTATACTTTTCCCGGTAACGTACGTCAATTAAGGAATCTGGTAGAGCAGATGACTGTTGTGGAAAGAAATAGAAATATCACTGCTGAAAAACTTGCAGAATATATTCCGATGGAAACCCATCTGCCAATGGTGGTCAACAATCAGAGTACACCAAAGTCAAATGATTTTGGAAGCGAAAGAGAAATCATGTATAAGATTCTATTCGATATGAGGAATGATATTAATGATTTAAAATCCTTAACTTCGGAACTGATAAAGAACAGAGGAACAGCAGACCTAAGCAATCATGAAAAAAGTCTCATTAACAGAATTTATACTCCTGAAGCGCAGCCACAGCTAAATTCCGGGTCTTTATTGTATTTTGATAATAATAATGAGACGCCGGCAGTACAGACTCCTACAATTATTTCAAATCCTGATGACAGCTACGAAGATATTGAAGATATTGAAGTGGAAGAAAACAGACCAGAATCACTTTCTCTTCAGAATAACGAAAAGGATTTGATTATCAAAGCTCTGGAAAAACATAAAGGAAGAAGAAACAGAGCAGCAGATGAACTTGGAATTTCACAAAGAACCTTATATAGAAAAATAAAACAATATAATCTGGAAGATTAG
- a CDS encoding LptE family protein, translated as MNFKIKNISLKQPLRMMVLFALLGVLNSCYSFTGSSLTDEKTVQINEFPNNASLVNPTLSQQFSTDIQNRFLQRTTLKGTKSNPDILIEGEITDYAITPTTISSNTQTNPAGGIVQQAQNKLTITVKVHYENKVHPESSFDRTYSDEAAFNSNLSQSEIEASQVKIVTERIINKIFNDIVANW; from the coding sequence ATGAATTTTAAAATTAAAAATATCAGTCTGAAACAGCCATTACGAATGATGGTACTCTTTGCTTTGCTGGGAGTACTGAATTCATGCTATAGTTTTACCGGATCATCTCTTACAGACGAAAAAACCGTTCAGATCAATGAGTTCCCAAACAATGCATCTCTTGTAAACCCAACATTGTCACAACAGTTCTCAACAGATATCCAGAATAGGTTTTTACAGAGAACAACTCTGAAAGGAACTAAATCAAACCCTGATATCCTGATTGAAGGTGAAATTACAGATTATGCTATTACACCTACTACGATCAGTTCTAATACACAGACTAACCCTGCCGGTGGAATTGTACAGCAGGCTCAGAATAAACTTACAATTACTGTGAAAGTACATTATGAAAATAAAGTACACCCGGAATCCAGTTTTGACAGAACCTATAGTGATGAAGCCGCTTTTAACAGCAATTTATCACAAAGTGAGATCGAAGCTTCTCAAGTGAAGATTGTGACAGAAAGAATTATTAATAAGATATTTAACGATATTGTAGCGAATTGGTAA
- a CDS encoding tetratricopeptide repeat protein yields MNPRVLELIKNPKNIQSEDLGLLKEEIHAFPYIQNIRALHLYGVHLYEKENYQKELSTTAAYTTDKKILYQLINGKIQQEVKQEVTKEKTSVIAAEKPVKYNYNVKGFPIKREDTVPAPEKNEAEEKETCLLQPAQEVKHLYVNGERNRILFEGEENFLDEKNPETIDLESTLESGTLVTQKSETETMVPVSQKDDEVQQEIEENAGEDFTLETVINEDQIASEAVEEKVEEEENLSFEETESLSPETGTEENIAEVSTEDAEAIADEEIPVSEIKEDIADDSGAELSFHGTDAFLPDVKIQANNEEAIEAVEVSPLNVNKHEEEMRRLIEEVEKKMKETKSVQQEEQIEPKIAEDHEISFAETQSFHFWSNDQESSEKSEEVKEEPIQEVAVEETEPEVESTKETVTEIQTPWKPMSLESNMPDSLINKKPIEIPVVTETPSTEIKVPNEEIVEKSETIVEAPTEDFSVEEVEEQSENTEEEENVPEAASQKNEEVPVMNVSFFGSDISSLKVGEASQDTEEPIKEEPMKETAVANSAQINSNVPGFINTWQSWLKIDRTDEVEKVKEEIKEKAIETFIENNPRISQLKEESTYVVKEKNDDISHLMTETLANLYFEQKLYSKAIKAFEILIKKHPEKKEYFETRIKEIKDFRSKN; encoded by the coding sequence ATGAATCCCAGAGTTTTAGAATTAATAAAAAATCCGAAAAATATTCAGTCAGAAGACCTTGGACTTTTGAAGGAAGAGATTCACGCATTTCCTTATATTCAAAATATCAGGGCACTTCATCTGTATGGAGTACACCTGTATGAAAAAGAAAACTATCAGAAAGAACTTTCTACAACAGCGGCTTATACCACTGATAAAAAAATTCTTTATCAACTGATTAATGGGAAAATTCAGCAGGAAGTAAAGCAGGAGGTAACCAAAGAGAAAACATCTGTAATAGCGGCTGAAAAGCCTGTTAAATACAATTATAATGTCAAAGGCTTTCCAATAAAAAGAGAGGATACGGTTCCTGCCCCTGAAAAAAATGAAGCGGAAGAAAAGGAAACATGCCTTTTACAGCCAGCACAGGAAGTTAAGCATCTCTACGTAAACGGAGAGCGCAACAGAATTCTGTTTGAAGGTGAAGAAAACTTCCTGGATGAAAAAAATCCAGAAACAATAGATCTTGAATCTACATTAGAATCGGGAACGTTGGTAACCCAAAAATCCGAAACGGAAACAATGGTGCCGGTTTCACAGAAAGATGATGAAGTACAGCAGGAAATAGAAGAAAATGCCGGAGAAGACTTTACACTGGAAACCGTTATCAATGAAGATCAGATTGCTTCAGAAGCTGTAGAGGAAAAAGTTGAAGAAGAAGAGAATCTGAGTTTTGAGGAAACAGAATCCTTATCTCCTGAAACGGGTACTGAAGAAAATATAGCTGAAGTTTCAACAGAAGATGCTGAAGCTATTGCTGATGAAGAAATCCCTGTTTCAGAAATTAAAGAAGATATTGCTGACGATTCGGGTGCCGAATTAAGTTTCCATGGAACAGATGCATTCCTTCCGGACGTGAAGATTCAGGCTAATAATGAAGAGGCCATTGAGGCTGTTGAAGTTTCCCCACTCAATGTAAACAAGCATGAAGAGGAAATGAGACGTCTGATTGAGGAGGTTGAGAAAAAAATGAAGGAGACTAAATCTGTTCAGCAAGAAGAACAGATAGAACCGAAAATTGCTGAGGATCATGAAATAAGCTTTGCAGAGACCCAAAGCTTTCACTTCTGGTCAAATGATCAGGAAAGTTCAGAAAAATCCGAAGAAGTAAAAGAAGAGCCAATACAAGAAGTAGCCGTTGAGGAAACAGAACCTGAAGTAGAATCTACAAAAGAAACTGTTACGGAAATTCAGACGCCATGGAAGCCAATGAGTCTGGAATCCAATATGCCTGATTCTTTAATTAATAAAAAACCGATAGAAATTCCTGTAGTAACAGAAACTCCTTCAACGGAGATAAAGGTTCCAAACGAAGAGATTGTTGAAAAATCTGAAACAATAGTAGAAGCTCCTACTGAAGATTTTTCTGTAGAAGAGGTGGAGGAACAGTCTGAAAATACTGAAGAAGAAGAAAATGTTCCTGAAGCAGCCTCTCAGAAGAATGAAGAAGTTCCCGTAATGAACGTTTCATTCTTTGGCTCAGATATTTCAAGTTTGAAAGTTGGAGAAGCAAGCCAAGATACAGAAGAGCCTATAAAAGAAGAACCCATGAAGGAAACGGCAGTAGCAAATAGTGCTCAAATCAACAGTAACGTCCCAGGATTTATCAATACATGGCAGAGTTGGCTGAAAATTGACAGAACAGATGAGGTTGAAAAGGTAAAAGAGGAGATCAAAGAAAAAGCCATTGAAACCTTTATTGAAAACAATCCTAGAATCAGCCAATTGAAAGAGGAAAGCACCTATGTCGTTAAAGAAAAGAATGATGATATTTCTCACCTGATGACCGAAACATTGGCCAATCTTTATTTTGAACAGAAATTATACTCTAAAGCAATTAAGGCATTTGAAATACTGATTAAAAAACATCCGGAAAAGAAAGAATATTTCGAAACCAGAATTAAAGAGATCAAAGATTTCAGAAGTAAAAACTAA
- a CDS encoding tRNA threonylcarbamoyladenosine dehydratase — translation MDKYWLERTELLVKEEGLKKLIKANVLVVGLGGVGSFAAEFLARAGVGNMTIVDGDTVDITNINRQLPALRSTVGKHKVEVVAERLLDINPELNLIKINEFLNPERMDEVLDSGKFDYVLDCIDSVTPKICLIKAARRRKIKIVSSMGAGGKMDPSMVMVRDISKTHNCFLAKQVRKRLKKEKINKGIRCVFSNEIQKEESLKMTDGSNFKKSFYGTISFIPAIFGLYAAAEVINYLVKKD, via the coding sequence ATGGATAAATATTGGCTGGAAAGAACGGAACTTTTGGTAAAGGAAGAAGGATTAAAAAAGCTGATTAAAGCAAACGTTCTGGTTGTAGGACTAGGAGGAGTGGGTTCTTTTGCTGCAGAATTTCTGGCAAGAGCCGGTGTTGGAAACATGACCATTGTAGATGGTGATACAGTGGACATTACAAATATCAACAGACAACTTCCTGCTCTGCGTTCAACAGTAGGAAAACATAAAGTGGAAGTGGTTGCAGAAAGGCTGCTTGATATTAATCCGGAACTTAATTTAATCAAAATCAATGAATTCTTAAATCCTGAAAGAATGGATGAAGTTCTTGACTCAGGTAAATTTGATTATGTTCTTGACTGTATCGACAGTGTAACGCCAAAAATCTGTTTAATAAAGGCTGCCAGAAGAAGAAAGATCAAAATCGTCAGTTCTATGGGCGCTGGTGGGAAAATGGATCCTAGCATGGTCATGGTAAGAGATATCAGCAAAACTCACAACTGTTTCCTTGCAAAACAAGTGAGAAAAAGATTAAAGAAGGAAAAAATCAATAAAGGCATCCGATGTGTATTCTCTAATGAAATCCAAAAGGAAGAGAGTCTGAAAATGACAGATGGAAGCAACTTCAAAAAATCTTTTTATGGTACAATCAGCTTTATTCCAGCAATTTTCGGTTTATATGCTGCTGCTGAAGTGATTAATTATTTAGTGAAAAAAGATTAA
- the rnpA gene encoding ribonuclease P protein component — MQNSQYPRAEKLKKNTEISLLFEKGKWRTSGNLRIIILKDKPTLPIESGKVGVSVSKRYFKRAVHRNRIKRLLREAYRLNKGLFKQAFGEKTIAMLFWVSSEMPEKFQDVEAQLIKLCESQKK, encoded by the coding sequence ATGCAGAATTCCCAATACCCCAGAGCGGAAAAACTCAAAAAAAATACAGAGATCAGTTTACTTTTTGAAAAAGGTAAATGGAGAACTTCCGGAAATCTGAGAATCATTATTCTGAAAGACAAACCCACTCTTCCCATTGAAAGCGGAAAAGTAGGTGTTTCCGTTTCTAAAAGATATTTCAAGAGAGCCGTTCACAGAAACCGCATCAAAAGATTGCTAAGAGAAGCTTATCGATTAAATAAAGGTTTATTTAAGCAAGCCTTTGGAGAAAAAACGATAGCCATGCTGTTTTGGGTGTCTTCAGAGATGCCGGAAAAGTTTCAGGATGTGGAAGCACAACTCATCAAACTTTGTGAAAGTCAGAAAAAATAA
- a CDS encoding tetratricopeptide repeat protein, whose translation MEKFQRYYLSFLLLIVYTNTIAQVNCNAIEGEDCKKACELYNEASNLQGSRASQQGFDKAIELCPDFSNAYMEKAVPYLKNGDFATWKILIDKTVALDPQKHLGYRGWSKFQFLRDYKGAILDLEELKKYYPEDLGRSQNGDYHLDVVRAMSYSALGQKEKAAGIIERLLATRGYVKGMFDHYQLGVTYFELGRYDKALENFEKQSKEYNFAENIYFKSKVSKIRNKDYLDLKMLALKTYDEGKTMKDVYTHHFNKVYRQQVEEL comes from the coding sequence ATGGAAAAGTTTCAGAGGTATTACCTTAGCTTTTTGTTACTTATAGTGTACACCAATACTATTGCACAGGTCAACTGTAACGCAATAGAGGGTGAGGACTGCAAAAAAGCCTGCGAACTTTACAATGAAGCATCAAATCTACAAGGGAGTAGGGCATCCCAACAGGGATTTGATAAAGCGATAGAGCTTTGTCCGGATTTTTCCAATGCTTATATGGAGAAAGCAGTTCCCTATCTTAAAAACGGCGATTTTGCAACATGGAAAATCCTGATTGATAAGACGGTTGCTTTAGATCCCCAAAAACATCTCGGATATAGAGGTTGGAGTAAATTTCAGTTTTTAAGAGATTATAAAGGAGCTATTCTGGATCTGGAAGAGCTTAAAAAATATTATCCGGAAGACTTAGGAAGGTCGCAGAACGGAGATTATCATCTGGATGTAGTGAGAGCTATGTCCTACAGTGCTTTAGGGCAGAAAGAAAAAGCTGCCGGAATTATCGAAAGATTGCTGGCAACAAGAGGGTATGTAAAGGGAATGTTTGATCATTACCAGCTCGGCGTTACCTATTTTGAGCTGGGAAGATATGATAAAGCCCTTGAAAATTTTGAAAAACAAAGCAAAGAATACAACTTTGCAGAGAATATATACTTTAAAAGTAAAGTTTCTAAAATCAGAAACAAGGATTATTTGGATTTAAAAATGTTAGCCTTAAAAACGTATGACGAAGGAAAGACAATGAAAGATGTCTACACTCATCATTTTAACAAAGTCTACAGACAGCAGGTTGAAGAGCTGTAG
- a CDS encoding DUF4126 domain-containing protein — translation MLDQVPYLSYVISAFIGIGLSAATGFRVFLPMFAVSLASYFHWIPMSESFEWLAGLPALITTGIATIVEILAYYIPFVDHLLDTVSVPMATVAGSVLFASQFADLGTFPQWALALIAGGGTAATISSGFAGIRAASTATTGGLGNSVVGTTETAGAGIMTILAMVAPIIAAVLAIILLVLVIVYGRKAWRKIRGKKTPSTE, via the coding sequence ATGTTGGATCAAGTTCCCTATCTTTCGTATGTCATTAGTGCCTTTATTGGCATTGGACTATCAGCAGCTACAGGCTTCAGGGTCTTTCTTCCTATGTTTGCCGTAAGTCTTGCTTCCTATTTTCACTGGATTCCGATGAGTGAGAGTTTTGAGTGGCTGGCCGGCTTGCCTGCGCTCATCACGACTGGTATTGCAACGATAGTTGAGATTCTGGCCTATTATATTCCATTCGTTGATCATTTACTGGATACCGTTTCTGTTCCTATGGCCACTGTAGCGGGTTCTGTTTTATTCGCCAGTCAGTTTGCTGATCTGGGAACGTTTCCACAGTGGGCACTGGCACTAATAGCTGGAGGAGGAACGGCTGCTACTATAAGTTCAGGATTTGCAGGAATACGGGCTGCTTCTACTGCGACCACTGGAGGGCTGGGAAATTCTGTAGTAGGAACTACCGAGACAGCAGGAGCGGGTATTATGACTATACTTGCAATGGTAGCCCCTATTATTGCAGCTGTTCTGGCTATTATCTTATTGGTTTTGGTAATTGTATACGGAAGAAAAGCATGGAGGAAAATTCGGGGTAAAAAAACTCCTTCAACTGAATAA